Proteins encoded by one window of Pseudomonas sp. PSKL.D1:
- a CDS encoding purine-cytosine permease family protein produces the protein MSHSTGIETNGVEQIPDDQRDASPLDLFRLIFGGANTFATAVLGSFPVLFGLSFQAGVWAILLGVGVGALILAPMGLFGALNGTNNAVSSGAHFGVHGRIVGSFLSLLTAVAFFSLSVWSSGDALVGGAKRLAGLPETDLTLGLAYGLFAVLVLVVCIFGFRFMLWVNKIAVWASSLLFLLGIFAFAGPFDAGYAGSVNLGQAGFWAAFVGAAILAMSNPVSFGAFLGDWSRYIPRETPKARIMLAVIAAQAATLIPFLFGLCTATLVASQAPDYITANNYVGGLLAISPSWFFLPVCLIAVIGGMSTGTTALYGTGLDMSSVFPRLLSRAGATLLIGVLAIGFIFIGRFTFNLVQSVSTFAVLIITCTSPWMVIMILGLITRRGFYHADDLQVFTRGQRGGHYWFLHGWNWRGMGAWIPSAAVGLCFVNLPGQFVGPLGDLAGGIDLSLPVTLGIAGVLYLLLLNLFPEPAGVYGPKGPRWVRCKSTPHTPVTAAEMA, from the coding sequence ATGAGCCACTCGACCGGTATCGAGACCAACGGCGTCGAACAGATCCCCGACGATCAACGCGACGCCTCCCCGCTGGACCTGTTCCGCCTGATTTTTGGCGGCGCCAATACCTTTGCCACCGCCGTGCTGGGCAGCTTCCCGGTGCTGTTCGGGCTGTCATTCCAGGCCGGTGTCTGGGCGATTTTGCTGGGCGTTGGCGTGGGCGCGCTGATCCTTGCGCCGATGGGCCTGTTCGGCGCGCTTAACGGTACCAACAACGCGGTATCGTCCGGCGCGCACTTCGGCGTGCACGGGCGCATTGTCGGTTCGTTCCTGTCACTGCTCACCGCCGTGGCGTTCTTTTCGCTGTCGGTATGGAGCTCGGGAGACGCGCTGGTCGGCGGCGCCAAGCGCCTGGCCGGCTTGCCGGAAACCGACTTGACCCTGGGCCTGGCCTACGGCCTGTTCGCCGTGCTGGTGCTGGTGGTGTGCATCTTCGGCTTCCGCTTCATGCTGTGGGTAAACAAGATCGCGGTGTGGGCGTCGAGCCTGCTGTTCCTGCTGGGCATCTTCGCCTTTGCCGGGCCGTTTGATGCGGGCTATGCCGGCAGCGTCAACCTTGGTCAGGCCGGCTTCTGGGCCGCGTTCGTCGGTGCGGCGATCCTGGCGATGAGCAACCCTGTGTCGTTCGGGGCCTTCCTGGGTGACTGGTCGCGTTACATTCCGCGTGAAACGCCCAAGGCGCGCATCATGCTGGCGGTGATCGCCGCTCAGGCCGCCACGCTGATCCCGTTCCTGTTCGGCCTGTGCACCGCCACGCTGGTAGCCAGCCAGGCGCCGGACTACATCACCGCCAACAATTACGTGGGCGGCTTGCTGGCCATTTCGCCAAGCTGGTTCTTCCTGCCGGTGTGCCTGATTGCGGTGATCGGCGGTATGTCCACCGGCACCACCGCGCTGTATGGCACGGGCCTGGACATGTCCAGCGTGTTCCCGCGCCTGCTCAGCCGCGCTGGCGCGACGTTGCTGATCGGTGTGCTGGCCATCGGCTTCATCTTCATCGGCCGCTTCACGTTCAACCTGGTGCAGAGCGTGTCGACCTTCGCCGTGCTGATCATCACCTGCACCAGCCCGTGGATGGTGATCATGATCCTCGGCCTGATCACCCGCCGCGGCTTCTACCACGCCGACGACCTGCAGGTGTTCACCCGCGGCCAGCGCGGGGGGCACTACTGGTTCCTGCATGGCTGGAACTGGCGCGGCATGGGCGCCTGGATCCCCAGCGCGGCGGTCGGCCTGTGCTTCGTCAACCTGCCGGGGCAGTTCGTCGGCCCGCTGGGTGACCTGGCCGGCGGCATCGACCTGAGCCTGCCGGTAACCCTGGGTATCGCCGGCGTGCTGTACCTGCTGCTGCTCAACCTGTTCCCTGAACCAGCCGGCGTATATGGCCCCAAGGGCCCACGCTGGGTGCGCTGCAAAAGCACCCCGCACACGCCGGTAACCGCTGCCGAAATGGCCTGA
- the ppk2 gene encoding polyphosphate kinase 2, whose product MAKSSRKKDSSDQPEKLGGKAYEKALRNLHVELVKLQEWVVAKGLKVCIVFEGRDGAGKGGTIKAITERVSPRVFRVVALPAPTEREKTQMYAQRYLTHLPAAGEVVIFDRSWYNRAGVERVMGFCTDEQASRFLGVVPLLEKMMVESGIILIKYWLEVSAEEQTKRLQDRINDGRKLWKLSPMDLKSYTRWDDYTRARDDMFAASDSSWAPWFMAHSDDKRKARLNIIGHLLTRIPYKDITRDEVVKLPKRGKIGKYKAVPYPFKVIEERF is encoded by the coding sequence ATGGCCAAGTCGTCCCGGAAAAAGGATTCTTCAGACCAGCCAGAAAAGCTGGGCGGCAAGGCCTACGAAAAGGCGCTGCGAAACCTGCATGTCGAACTGGTGAAGCTGCAGGAATGGGTCGTGGCCAAGGGCCTGAAGGTGTGCATCGTGTTCGAAGGCCGTGATGGCGCTGGCAAGGGCGGCACCATCAAGGCAATCACCGAGCGGGTCAGCCCGAGGGTGTTCCGGGTGGTGGCGCTGCCAGCCCCCACCGAACGGGAAAAGACCCAGATGTATGCCCAGCGCTACCTCACCCATCTGCCAGCCGCCGGTGAGGTGGTGATCTTCGACCGCAGCTGGTACAACCGCGCCGGTGTGGAGCGGGTGATGGGCTTTTGTACCGACGAGCAAGCCAGCCGGTTTCTGGGCGTGGTGCCGCTGCTTGAAAAAATGATGGTTGAATCGGGGATCATCCTGATCAAGTACTGGCTCGAAGTCAGCGCCGAGGAGCAGACCAAACGCCTGCAAGACCGCATCAACGACGGTCGCAAACTGTGGAAACTGTCACCGATGGACCTGAAGTCCTACACCCGTTGGGATGATTACACCCGCGCCCGCGACGACATGTTCGCCGCCTCCGATTCCTCCTGGGCGCCCTGGTTCATGGCCCATTCCGATGACAAGCGCAAGGCTCGGCTAAACATCATCGGCCACTTGCTGACGCGTATCCCCTACAAAGACATTACCCGCGACGAGGTGGTGAAGCTGCCCAAGCGCGGCAAGATCGGCAAATACAAGGCCGTGCCTTACCCGTTCAAAGTGATTGAAGAACGTTTCTGA
- a CDS encoding DUF3772 domain-containing protein, with protein sequence MRRVSLARYCLGVLTLMLALAAPAWSASTPVSSLASAELSVLDENASIEQLSDRLDQIRQGVSSNANDDLLSQLRLAAVQVQRQADALSAQRTADAEKLDDKLKVIGPLQPDEAASLTQQRKQLEAEKKAVLAEQDQATKLTQSARDLSTQIVNLRRSQFNSQVTSRAASPLSPAFWQSLIRPTDEDVLRLRELRGEAADAVASAFSAEHRWLFISSLIAAILVWTLVRRLLERMLAHGMIRVLPEGRLRRSALALSVSLATLGTIAGSVSLLRWGLENSAELGSDLASLTNHVLTLVVFSAFISGLGRAMLMLQRPSWRLPPISDEVASALGWFPKVLALALMVMLTMERINSVIGTSLALTVATNGLTALVVAAIFSAALMRYRRTLRTHELERPTGWIGLISFVIVVWVGLIVLTLLAGYLTLAYFLTAKLLWISVVTTCAYLLTTFFGDLCDSLLSPHQPGGLALASGLGLAPRHQAQFSTLLAGIGRTVLLFLAALLALMPSGTSPGELLLSLGDWDGTGGKVLGNLNIVPQDILLALAMFFGGLFGIRVLKRWLSERLLPETDMDAGMRASLVTLVGYLGFLFLAMLVMSTLRINLTSLTWVVSALSVGIGFGLQQIVQNFISGLILLTERPVKVGDWVSLAGVEGDIRRINVRATEIQMSDRSTVIVPNSQFISQNVRNVTMGNALGVVGITLTLPLETDANRVRELLLAAYHEHESILDAPASSVTFKDLTSAGMVISVSGYVAGPRQVSGARSDLLFTILGRLRDEGIALSSPQSMVLLQEGGRSAEELA encoded by the coding sequence CTTGCCGCTGTGCAGGTTCAGCGCCAGGCCGATGCCCTCAGTGCCCAGCGCACGGCTGATGCGGAAAAACTGGACGACAAGCTTAAAGTAATCGGCCCGCTGCAGCCTGATGAAGCCGCCAGCCTCACCCAGCAACGCAAGCAGCTCGAGGCCGAGAAAAAGGCTGTGCTTGCCGAACAGGACCAAGCCACCAAGCTGACCCAGTCGGCGCGCGACCTGTCCACCCAGATCGTCAACCTGCGCCGCAGCCAGTTCAACTCACAGGTCACCAGCCGCGCGGCCAGCCCGCTCAGCCCGGCCTTCTGGCAATCGCTGATTCGCCCCACCGATGAAGACGTGCTGCGTTTGCGCGAACTGCGCGGCGAGGCGGCCGATGCCGTGGCCAGCGCGTTCAGCGCCGAGCACCGCTGGCTGTTCATCAGCAGCCTGATCGCGGCGATTCTGGTGTGGACGCTGGTGCGCCGGCTGCTTGAGCGCATGCTCGCTCACGGCATGATTCGCGTACTTCCGGAGGGCAGGCTGCGCCGCAGCGCCTTGGCGCTGAGTGTCAGCCTGGCCACTTTGGGGACCATTGCCGGCTCCGTGTCGCTGCTGCGCTGGGGCCTGGAAAACAGCGCCGAACTGGGCTCTGACCTGGCCAGCCTGACCAACCACGTACTCACACTGGTGGTGTTCAGTGCCTTCATTTCGGGCCTGGGCCGCGCGATGCTGATGCTGCAGCGCCCGTCGTGGCGCTTGCCTCCGATCAGCGACGAGGTGGCCAGCGCCCTGGGCTGGTTCCCGAAGGTGCTGGCACTGGCGCTGATGGTGATGCTGACCATGGAGCGCATCAACAGCGTGATCGGCACCAGCCTGGCGCTGACCGTGGCGACCAACGGCCTGACAGCGCTGGTGGTGGCGGCAATCTTCTCCGCCGCGCTGATGCGCTACCGCCGCACCCTGCGCACCCATGAACTGGAGCGCCCGACGGGTTGGATCGGGCTGATTTCGTTCGTGATCGTGGTGTGGGTCGGTTTGATCGTGCTGACGCTGCTGGCCGGTTATCTGACCCTGGCATACTTCCTCACCGCCAAGTTGCTGTGGATCAGCGTGGTCACCACCTGTGCCTACCTGCTGACCACGTTCTTCGGCGACCTGTGCGATTCGTTGCTGTCGCCGCATCAGCCCGGCGGCCTTGCGCTGGCCTCCGGCCTGGGCCTGGCGCCGCGTCACCAGGCGCAGTTCAGTACTTTGCTGGCGGGTATCGGCCGTACCGTGCTGCTGTTCCTCGCCGCCTTGCTGGCGCTGATGCCGTCGGGTACCAGCCCGGGTGAGCTGCTGTTGAGCCTGGGTGACTGGGATGGCACCGGCGGTAAGGTGCTCGGCAACCTGAACATCGTGCCGCAAGACATCCTGTTGGCGCTGGCGATGTTCTTCGGCGGCCTGTTCGGCATTCGTGTGCTCAAGCGCTGGCTGAGCGAGCGCCTGCTGCCGGAAACCGACATGGACGCCGGCATGCGCGCTTCGTTGGTGACCCTGGTCGGCTACCTGGGCTTCCTGTTCCTGGCGATGCTGGTGATGTCGACCCTGCGTATCAACCTCACCAGCCTGACCTGGGTGGTCAGTGCCCTGTCGGTTGGTATCGGTTTCGGCTTGCAGCAGATTGTGCAGAACTTCATCTCAGGCTTGATCCTGCTCACCGAACGCCCGGTGAAGGTGGGCGATTGGGTGAGCCTGGCGGGCGTCGAGGGCGATATTCGCCGCATCAACGTGCGCGCCACCGAAATACAGATGTCCGACCGCTCCACGGTAATCGTGCCCAACTCGCAATTCATTTCGCAGAACGTGCGCAACGTGACCATGGGCAACGCGCTGGGCGTTGTTGGCATTACGCTGACACTGCCATTGGAAACCGATGCCAACCGGGTACGCGAGTTGCTGTTGGCGGCTTACCACGAGCACGAGTCGATCCTGGATGCGCCGGCCAGCTCGGTAACGTTCAAGGACCTCACCAGCGCTGGCATGGTGATCAGTGTCAGTGGTTATGTGGCGGGGCCGCGGCAAGTGTCGGGTGCGCGCAGTGACCTGCTGTTTACCATCCTGGGGCGCCTGCGCGATGAAGGGATTGCCCTGTCGTCGCCGCAGAGCATGGTGTTGTTGCAGGAAGGTGGTCGCTCGGCTGAAGAGCTGGCGTAA
- a CDS encoding SulP family inorganic anion transporter, which produces MHETPPPPDSNWQRWLPGLATLLHYQPRWLAKDIAAGLVLTTMLVPVGIAYAEASGVPGIYGLYATIIPLLAYALFGPSRILVLGPDSALAAPILAVVVQYAASDPQRAITIASMMALVAGAFCMVAGLLRLGFITELLSKPIRYGYMNGIALTVLISQLPKLFGISVDSQGPLRDVWNLAQALMAGQGHWPSFVVGAGSLALILLLKPFKRVPGILIAVVLATLVVGLLNPDEHGVKVLGELPQGLPAFAFPWLTDIDLVEVLLGGIAVALVSFADTSVLSRTYAARLKTPVNPNQEMFGLGVANLASGLFQGIPISSSSSRTPVAEAAGSKTQLTGIIGALAVTLLLVMAPNLMQHLPNSALAAVVIAAALGLFEIAGLKRIFHMQQWEFWLSFTCFVGVAVFGAIPGICIAVVISVIEFLWDAWRPHYAIMGRVDGTRGYHDVQRYPQARRIPGLVLLRWDAPLFFANAEQFQSTVLGAVESSPTPVQRVVIAAEPVTSVDITSADMLADLDRTLEARGVELQFAEMKDPVKDKMKRFGLFQHLGAKAFHPTVGAAVDDYLETTGVDWQP; this is translated from the coding sequence ATGCACGAAACACCCCCACCCCCGGATTCCAACTGGCAACGCTGGCTGCCCGGCCTGGCCACCCTGCTGCACTACCAACCCAGGTGGCTGGCAAAAGACATTGCCGCAGGCCTGGTGCTGACCACCATGCTGGTCCCCGTTGGCATCGCATATGCCGAAGCATCGGGGGTACCGGGCATCTATGGCCTCTACGCCACCATCATTCCCCTGCTCGCTTACGCCCTGTTCGGCCCCAGCCGCATTCTGGTGCTCGGGCCAGACTCAGCGCTGGCAGCGCCAATCCTGGCCGTGGTGGTGCAGTACGCCGCCAGCGACCCACAGCGGGCAATCACCATCGCCAGCATGATGGCCCTGGTAGCCGGCGCCTTCTGCATGGTCGCCGGGCTGCTGCGCCTGGGCTTCATCACCGAGCTGCTGTCCAAACCTATCCGCTACGGCTACATGAACGGCATCGCGCTCACCGTGCTGATCAGCCAGTTGCCCAAGCTGTTCGGCATTTCCGTCGACAGCCAGGGGCCGCTGCGCGATGTGTGGAACCTCGCCCAGGCGCTGATGGCCGGCCAGGGGCACTGGCCAAGCTTCGTGGTAGGCGCCGGCAGCCTTGCCCTGATACTGCTGCTCAAACCCTTCAAGCGCGTGCCGGGCATCCTGATTGCCGTGGTACTGGCAACACTGGTGGTGGGGCTGCTCAACCCCGATGAACACGGCGTAAAAGTACTGGGCGAACTACCACAAGGCCTGCCTGCGTTCGCTTTCCCGTGGCTTACCGACATCGACCTGGTGGAAGTATTGCTGGGCGGGATCGCGGTCGCGCTGGTGTCGTTTGCCGACACCAGCGTGCTGTCACGCACCTACGCGGCCAGGCTGAAAACACCGGTAAACCCGAATCAGGAAATGTTCGGCCTGGGCGTTGCCAACCTGGCATCCGGGCTGTTTCAGGGCATCCCGATCAGCAGCAGCTCATCGCGCACACCTGTAGCCGAGGCGGCAGGCTCCAAAACCCAGCTCACCGGCATCATCGGCGCACTGGCCGTCACACTGCTGTTGGTGATGGCGCCCAACCTGATGCAGCACCTGCCCAACAGTGCGCTGGCTGCGGTAGTAATCGCTGCGGCACTGGGCCTGTTCGAAATTGCCGGCCTGAAGCGCATCTTCCACATGCAGCAGTGGGAGTTCTGGCTGTCGTTTACCTGCTTTGTGGGTGTGGCCGTGTTTGGGGCGATCCCCGGTATCTGCATCGCCGTGGTGATTTCGGTGATCGAGTTCCTCTGGGATGCCTGGCGGCCGCATTACGCGATCATGGGACGGGTGGACGGCACCCGTGGCTATCACGATGTGCAACGTTATCCACAGGCACGGCGCATCCCCGGGCTGGTGCTGCTGCGTTGGGATGCGCCACTGTTCTTCGCCAATGCCGAGCAATTCCAGAGTACGGTGCTGGGGGCCGTCGAATCGTCCCCAACCCCGGTGCAACGGGTGGTGATTGCGGCAGAGCCGGTCACCAGTGTGGATATCACCTCCGCCGACATGCTCGCAGATCTGGACCGCACGCTGGAGGCGCGAGGGGTGGAGTTGCAGTTCGCCGAAATGAAAGACCCGGTCAAGGACAAGATGAAGCGCTTCGGGCTGTTCCAGCACTTGGGCGCAAAAGCGTTTCACCCAACCGTAGGCGCTGCGGTGGACGACTATCTCGAAACCACAGGGGTCGACTGGCAACCCTAG
- a CDS encoding YybH family protein has product MDQTLQVRQAAADLVAAFASNDTARYFACFSEDATFLFHTLPQPLLSRRAYEELWAQWQAEGFAVLGCKSSNVQVSLQGDVAIFMHDVATHIRMAGEEHLLAERETIVFRRENDRWLACHEHLSVVTAA; this is encoded by the coding sequence GTGGACCAGACACTCCAGGTACGGCAGGCCGCCGCCGACCTCGTAGCCGCCTTCGCCAGCAACGACACCGCCCGCTACTTCGCCTGTTTCAGCGAAGACGCCACCTTCCTTTTCCACACCTTGCCGCAACCGCTGCTCAGCCGCCGCGCCTATGAAGAACTCTGGGCACAATGGCAGGCCGAGGGTTTCGCCGTGCTTGGCTGTAAATCCAGCAACGTGCAGGTGAGCCTGCAAGGTGATGTGGCGATCTTCATGCACGACGTGGCCACGCACATCCGCATGGCAGGCGAAGAGCACCTGCTGGCCGAACGCGAAACCATCGTGTTCCGCCGTGAAAACGATCGCTGGCTGGCCTGCCACGAGCACCTGTCGGTCGTCACCGCAGCCTGA
- a CDS encoding AI-2E family transporter yields the protein MQPNFKLDSALSRGLLDVLIKAGLVAALVLFAFEVFQPFLGLMLWAVILAVTLYPLYGRIKGGTGLKDGYAATLVVLLVLVVLLVPIYLVVVSIGESVHSLIDVLKSGAWHVPPPPESVAGWPLVGPHLYALWQSASESLAPVLNNLMPHLKGAGLSVLGAAASAGGAFLLFIGAVIISGVIMAFGERSEVAAQRIAMRVSGEERGRPLAKLCTATIRAVAQGVIGIAFIQMLLIGVGFVVKGVPGAGMLAIVVLMLGIAQAPATLVTIPVILYIFNAEGFTAATIAFAVYTFVAGLADNVLKPLLLGRGVDVPMPVVLIGALGGMVVKGIIGLFIGPVILAVTYVLFWQWVALQVPDKPVEPAP from the coding sequence ATGCAGCCAAACTTCAAGCTCGACAGCGCATTGTCGCGCGGTTTGCTCGATGTGCTGATCAAGGCAGGGTTGGTCGCCGCATTGGTGCTGTTTGCCTTTGAAGTGTTCCAGCCATTCTTGGGTTTGATGCTCTGGGCCGTGATCCTGGCAGTGACGTTATATCCACTTTACGGACGGATCAAAGGTGGTACGGGGTTGAAGGACGGCTATGCGGCAACTTTGGTCGTGCTGCTGGTGTTGGTAGTGTTGTTGGTACCGATTTATCTGGTAGTGGTATCCATCGGCGAGTCGGTACATAGCCTGATCGATGTGCTCAAGAGTGGAGCGTGGCATGTTCCTCCTCCGCCGGAGTCCGTTGCGGGGTGGCCGCTCGTAGGGCCTCACCTTTACGCACTGTGGCAGTCGGCCTCCGAGAGCCTGGCGCCGGTGTTGAACAACCTGATGCCGCACCTCAAGGGCGCGGGGCTTTCGGTGTTGGGTGCGGCGGCCAGCGCGGGCGGGGCATTTCTGCTGTTCATCGGCGCGGTGATCATCTCGGGGGTCATCATGGCCTTTGGCGAGCGCAGCGAGGTTGCGGCCCAGCGCATTGCCATGCGTGTATCCGGAGAAGAGCGGGGCAGGCCATTGGCCAAACTGTGCACCGCGACCATCCGCGCCGTCGCTCAGGGTGTAATCGGCATCGCCTTTATCCAGATGCTGCTGATTGGCGTCGGCTTCGTGGTCAAGGGTGTGCCGGGGGCAGGCATGCTGGCCATTGTCGTGCTGATGCTGGGGATTGCCCAGGCACCGGCAACGCTGGTCACCATCCCGGTGATCCTCTACATCTTCAATGCCGAAGGTTTTACCGCCGCCACCATCGCCTTTGCCGTGTACACATTCGTGGCCGGCCTTGCCGACAACGTGCTCAAACCGCTGTTGCTGGGGCGTGGCGTGGATGTACCGATGCCGGTTGTGTTGATTGGCGCGCTAGGCGGCATGGTGGTCAAAGGCATCATTGGTTTGTTTATCGGCCCGGTGATTCTGGCGGTGACCTATGTGCTGTTCTGGCAGTGGGTGGCGCTACAGGTGCCCGATAAGCCTGTTGAGCCCGCGCCCTAG
- a CDS encoding DUF3422 domain-containing protein, giving the protein MHPQRTALHNELHARPSLYFDGPAHVFHLALLGGDAACAALLQRCCPQASETDAAQGITTLNGHPFKWERHTEFFTLTLVVPCSTTDTEWQALPPVLADAITPQAAQVINAVQILVRDEQGLDLQHYQFKDPCGSCVGGGDAVVWSDFRLTADGTNRFLFINRRLNAYRQGRMIRRLLEIETYRMMASLTLNTAKTLSSELDAFDKTLVSLSERSAGGDGHDSKGLLESIAHLSRQVVSRTVKTRHRFGATQAYAQLVFERLGELRESHVGDCQRLGVFIERRFKPTVRYCAATEQRLEQLTKNVANLGDLLQARVQVEMEEQNAGILHSLNARADAQVKIQRAVEGLSIIAITYYLLNLFKLLYGGLNVLGLGLTARDALLAMAPPVALVLLVILLRIRQAKQH; this is encoded by the coding sequence ATGCACCCTCAACGCACTGCCTTGCACAACGAACTGCACGCCCGCCCGTCGCTGTATTTCGACGGCCCGGCACACGTTTTCCACCTGGCTTTGCTCGGCGGCGATGCCGCTTGCGCCGCACTGTTGCAACGCTGCTGCCCGCAGGCCAGCGAGACGGATGCAGCGCAAGGCATCACCACGCTGAACGGGCACCCGTTCAAGTGGGAGCGCCACACCGAGTTCTTCACCCTGACGCTGGTGGTGCCCTGCTCCACCACCGACACCGAATGGCAAGCACTGCCGCCGGTGCTGGCCGACGCCATCACGCCACAGGCAGCGCAAGTGATCAACGCTGTGCAGATACTGGTGCGCGACGAACAGGGGCTGGACCTGCAGCACTACCAGTTCAAAGACCCGTGCGGCTCCTGCGTCGGGGGTGGCGATGCGGTGGTGTGGAGCGATTTCCGCCTGACCGCCGATGGCACCAACCGCTTCCTGTTCATCAATCGCCGCCTGAATGCTTATCGCCAGGGCCGTATGATTCGTCGGCTGCTGGAAATCGAAACGTACCGGATGATGGCTTCTCTGACCCTGAACACGGCCAAAACCCTGAGCTCGGAACTGGACGCGTTTGACAAAACCTTGGTCAGCTTGTCAGAACGCAGTGCCGGGGGGGATGGCCACGATTCCAAAGGCTTGCTCGAATCAATTGCTCACTTGTCACGGCAGGTAGTCAGCCGCACGGTGAAAACCCGCCATCGTTTCGGTGCGACCCAAGCCTACGCGCAACTGGTGTTCGAGCGGCTGGGGGAGTTACGCGAAAGCCATGTGGGCGATTGCCAGCGGCTTGGGGTGTTCATCGAACGCCGGTTCAAACCGACCGTGCGTTACTGCGCGGCCACCGAGCAAAGGCTGGAGCAGTTGACGAAGAACGTCGCCAACCTGGGCGACCTGCTGCAGGCACGCGTGCAGGTGGAAATGGAAGAGCAGAACGCGGGGATCCTGCATAGCCTCAATGCCCGCGCCGATGCTCAGGTGAAGATTCAGCGTGCGGTGGAAGGGCTGTCGATCATTGCCATCACCTATTACCTGCTGAACCTGTTCAAGCTGCTGTACGGCGGGTTGAATGTGCTGGGGTTGGGGCTGACGGCGCGCGATGCATTGTTGGCGATGGCGCCGCCAGTGGCGCTGGTGCTGCTGGTGATTCTGCTGCGGATAAGGCAGGCCAAGCAGCATTAG
- a CDS encoding aldehyde dehydrogenase family protein, which produces MTMSHYIAGRWVEGQGNDCISVNDPALGLPFAELMAASVAQVDQAVNAARQALPEWKKASAGTRAAFLRGFAEQLGLRREELIALQMRNNGKPRHEAEIDLDDAVATFAYYADLAEQLPEKNRDVPLAAPGFSARTRLEPVGVVGLIVPWNFPLVTSAWKLAPALAAGCTVVLKPSEVTPLIEQAYGQIADKLGLPAGVLNIVNGKAETGAALSSHNGLDKLSFTGSNSVGSQVMRSASAQCRPVTLELGGKSAIVVFDDCDVDQAVEWIVAGITWNAGQMCSATSRLLVQDGIADALLPRLQQALENLRVGNPLTEEVDMGPLTSQAQWLKVASYFATAREEGLECLAGGKTLDRDGWFVSPTLYIEVPEDSRLWTEEIFGPVLCARRFSTEEQAIAQANDSRFGLVATVCSTDLERAERVADALEVGHVWINSVQAVFVETSWGGTKGSGIGRELGPWGLSAYQSVKHVTRCLG; this is translated from the coding sequence ATGACTATGTCCCACTACATCGCCGGCCGTTGGGTCGAAGGCCAAGGCAACGACTGCATCAGCGTCAATGACCCAGCTCTGGGGCTGCCGTTCGCGGAACTGATGGCCGCCAGCGTCGCCCAGGTCGACCAGGCCGTAAACGCCGCGCGCCAGGCACTGCCTGAATGGAAAAAAGCCAGCGCAGGCACCCGCGCTGCCTTCCTGCGTGGCTTTGCCGAACAACTGGGCCTGCGCCGCGAGGAACTGATTGCCCTGCAGATGCGCAACAACGGTAAGCCGCGTCACGAGGCCGAAATCGACCTGGACGATGCCGTGGCGACCTTCGCCTACTACGCCGACCTGGCTGAGCAGTTGCCTGAGAAAAACCGCGACGTGCCACTGGCTGCACCGGGCTTTAGCGCCCGCACCCGCCTGGAGCCAGTAGGCGTCGTCGGCCTGATCGTGCCGTGGAATTTCCCTTTGGTGACCAGCGCCTGGAAGCTCGCCCCTGCCCTGGCAGCAGGCTGCACCGTGGTACTCAAACCCTCGGAAGTCACCCCGCTGATCGAACAGGCCTATGGCCAGATTGCCGACAAGCTGGGCTTGCCTGCCGGCGTGCTGAACATCGTCAACGGCAAGGCCGAGACCGGTGCGGCACTGAGCAGCCACAATGGCCTGGACAAACTGTCGTTCACCGGCAGCAACAGCGTTGGCAGCCAAGTGATGCGCAGTGCCTCGGCCCAGTGCAGGCCGGTGACGCTGGAACTGGGAGGCAAGTCGGCCATCGTGGTGTTCGACGATTGCGACGTCGACCAGGCCGTGGAGTGGATCGTTGCCGGTATTACCTGGAACGCCGGCCAGATGTGCTCGGCCACCTCCCGCTTGCTGGTACAGGACGGCATCGCTGACGCTCTGCTGCCACGCCTGCAACAAGCCTTGGAAAACTTGCGTGTCGGCAACCCGCTGACCGAAGAAGTAGATATGGGCCCGCTGACCAGCCAGGCGCAATGGCTGAAAGTGGCGAGCTACTTTGCCACCGCCCGTGAAGAAGGCCTTGAATGCTTGGCAGGCGGCAAGACGCTGGACCGCGACGGCTGGTTCGTCAGCCCGACGCTGTACATCGAAGTGCCTGAAGACAGCCGCCTGTGGACAGAGGAAATCTTCGGTCCAGTGCTGTGCGCACGCCGCTTTAGCACCGAAGAACAAGCCATCGCACAAGCCAACGACAGCCGCTTCGGCCTGGTCGCCACCGTATGCTCAACCGACCTGGAGCGCGCCGAGCGCGTTGCCGATGCGCTGGAGGTGGGCCACGTGTGGATCAACTCGGTACAGGCGGTATTCGTCGAAACGTCGTGGGGCGGTACCAAGGGCAGCGGGATCGGGCGTGAACTCGGGCCTTGGGGGTTGTCGGCTTACCAGTCGGTGAAGCATGTAACCCGTTGCCTGGGTTGA